The proteins below come from a single Eubacterium limosum genomic window:
- a CDS encoding DMT family transporter, which yields MIYFAVFIYLCCSVGGLTLVKVGAEHNNFALNPGFFNLSLSYATLIGLCLYMISFVMWIVIVQKFNLSYIQPVTTGLSYVLIIAASIFILKESISLFQWIGLGFILIGVVFMNLKVQ from the coding sequence ATGATTTATTTCGCTGTATTTATTTATTTGTGTTGCAGTGTTGGTGGTTTAACGTTGGTTAAAGTGGGAGCAGAACATAATAATTTTGCTCTGAATCCTGGATTTTTTAATTTATCATTATCATACGCAACTTTAATTGGATTATGCTTGTATATGATAAGTTTTGTAATGTGGATAGTAATAGTGCAAAAGTTTAATTTAAGCTATATTCAACCTGTTACAACTGGATTATCGTATGTTTTAATTATTGCGGCATCCATTTTTATTTTAAAAGAGAGCATTTCTCTATTTCAGTGGATTGGATTAGGGTTTATCCTAATCGGTGTAGTTTTTATGAATTTAAAAGTGCAGTAG
- a CDS encoding DUF2304 domain-containing protein has protein sequence MITRVFFIIVAVVLMMYIYHNVKKNTLSQDESILWVIGAVIILILSIWPNIIIWLANIIGIAYPPSLLFLVTSVFLVLFLFRNSQQISILKEKNKELIQDLTLLEKRVRDLEINKRDGNRN, from the coding sequence ATGATAACGCGTGTATTTTTTATTATAGTTGCAGTTGTTTTAATGATGTATATTTATCATAATGTAAAGAAAAATACACTATCACAAGATGAAAGTATTCTTTGGGTAATTGGTGCTGTAATTATATTAATATTAAGCATTTGGCCTAATATAATAATTTGGCTTGCAAATATAATAGGGATCGCTTACCCACCGTCATTATTGTTTTTGGTAACATCTGTATTTTTAGTTTTATTTCTTTTTAGAAATAGTCAGCAGATTAGTATTCTAAAAGAAAAAAATAAGGAATTGATACAAGATTTGACTTTATTAGAAAAACGTGTCCGAGATTTAGAAATAAATAAGCGGGATGGTAATAGAAATTGA
- a CDS encoding glycosyltransferase family 2 protein, translated as MNKVLMIVPAYNEELNLETVAEDIKNNFNEADILFINDCSMDNTLNVIKRIEGIFYLDLPINLGYSYAVQTGLKYAVQEGYEYLVQFDGDGQHLASEAKKMYEYALETEADIVIGSRFLSTTNYQHSFFRKVGTKLFQIIIKMLTGKKIYDPTSGLQVLKRKVFTPLSKIFAYPEFPDANLLIELIYQGYTIEEISVQMKNREFGESMHGGVIKPIKYMLKMFYYILVVFFNNLTGKKKVSK; from the coding sequence GTGAATAAAGTATTAATGATCGTTCCGGCTTATAACGAAGAATTAAATTTAGAAACAGTAGCGGAAGATATAAAAAATAATTTTAATGAGGCAGATATTCTGTTTATTAACGACTGTTCTATGGATAACACGCTAAATGTGATAAAGAGAATAGAAGGAATCTTTTATTTAGATTTACCTATAAATTTAGGATATTCCTATGCAGTGCAGACAGGGCTTAAATATGCTGTGCAAGAAGGCTATGAATATCTTGTTCAATTCGATGGTGATGGACAGCATTTGGCTTCGGAAGCAAAAAAAATGTACGAGTATGCATTAGAGACTGAGGCAGATATTGTTATTGGTTCTCGTTTTTTATCAACAACGAACTACCAGCATTCGTTTTTTAGAAAGGTGGGGACAAAACTTTTTCAAATTATCATTAAAATGTTAACAGGGAAAAAGATATATGATCCTACTTCAGGATTGCAAGTTTTAAAAAGAAAAGTTTTTACTCCTTTATCTAAAATTTTTGCTTATCCAGAATTTCCGGATGCTAACTTGTTAATAGAGTTAATATATCAAGGCTATACTATTGAGGAAATATCTGTACAAATGAAGAATAGAGAGTTTGGGGAGAGTATGCATGGTGGAGTTATAAAACCGATTAAATATATGCTGAAGATGTTTTATTATATATTGGTAGTATTTTTCAACAATTTAACAGGTAAAAAGAAGGTGAGCAAATGA
- a CDS encoding glycosyltransferase family 2 protein has translation MNNHTFVICAYQESPYLEVCLESLMKQSIQSNIIIVTSTENQFIRNIAKKHKISMFSHNNGGIGQDWNFGLKMAETKYVTLAHQDDVYDEEYLAFVINVFNKYSDALIAFTDYHELRNDRIISDNKNLKIKRKLLFPLRLSGKNYLFKRAVLSFGNPICCPSVTYNKMLLKNFSFDLNWSTNLDWDAWENLSRKKGRFAYINKPLMLHRIHKGSETSTTIINNQRAEEDLKMLCKFWPSDIARFIFKQYTKSEKSNEI, from the coding sequence TTGAATAATCATACATTTGTAATTTGTGCTTACCAAGAATCACCGTATCTTGAAGTGTGCTTAGAGTCTTTAATGAAACAATCAATCCAAAGTAATATTATAATTGTAACATCTACAGAAAATCAGTTTATTAGAAATATAGCAAAAAAACATAAGATTTCAATGTTTTCTCATAATAATGGCGGTATAGGGCAAGATTGGAATTTCGGGCTAAAGATGGCAGAAACAAAGTATGTAACATTAGCTCATCAAGATGATGTCTATGATGAAGAATATTTAGCTTTTGTTATAAATGTTTTTAATAAATATAGTGATGCATTGATAGCTTTTACGGATTATCATGAATTAAGAAATGATCGAATTATCTCAGATAATAAAAATTTAAAAATAAAAAGAAAATTATTGTTTCCGTTAAGACTTAGTGGAAAAAACTATTTGTTCAAAAGAGCGGTTTTATCTTTTGGAAATCCTATATGTTGTCCTTCAGTAACATATAATAAAATGCTTTTAAAAAATTTTTCTTTTGATTTAAATTGGAGTACAAACTTAGACTGGGATGCTTGGGAGAATTTATCACGAAAAAAGGGAAGGTTTGCTTATATAAACAAACCACTAATGTTACATCGTATTCACAAAGGGAGTGAAACGTCTACTACTATAATAAATAATCAACGAGCAGAAGAAGATTTGAAAATGCTCTGTAAATTCTGGCCCTCAGATATAGCCAGATTTATTT
- a CDS encoding glycosyltransferase family 2 protein — MDLSIIIVNYKTAELTTNCLASVYESHLQEVDFEVIVVDNASCDGSIEAVERKFPQVSIIKNKENLGFSKANNIGIHKAKGEYILLLNSDTIVEPNTLKKSLDFIKTRPQVGALGCKVLLENGQLDAACKRSFPTPANGFYHSLKLDKRFPKSQRFGEYNLTFVNPDKICSVDCVMGAFMLVPRSVIDRVGLLDEDYFMYGEDIDWCYRIKQAGYQIIYYPEVRIFHYKKASGIGKRNPKVIEAFYDSMIIFYNKHYQGKYSKVTTGTVFLGTKIMKKIALAKNR, encoded by the coding sequence ATGGATTTATCAATTATTATTGTTAATTATAAAACAGCAGAATTGACCACTAATTGTCTGGCTTCAGTTTATGAGAGCCATTTGCAGGAGGTCGACTTTGAGGTGATCGTCGTGGATAATGCTTCTTGTGATGGCAGTATCGAAGCCGTTGAAAGAAAGTTTCCACAGGTGAGCATCATTAAAAACAAAGAAAACCTGGGCTTTTCAAAGGCGAATAATATTGGTATTCACAAAGCAAAGGGAGAGTATATTCTGCTGTTAAATTCAGATACAATCGTCGAGCCGAATACCCTTAAGAAGTCGTTGGATTTTATAAAAACAAGACCCCAGGTGGGAGCGTTAGGCTGCAAAGTGCTTCTGGAAAATGGCCAGCTAGACGCAGCGTGCAAGAGAAGCTTTCCGACGCCGGCTAACGGTTTTTACCATTCACTTAAGCTGGATAAACGCTTTCCCAAAAGCCAGCGGTTTGGTGAGTACAACCTGACCTTTGTTAATCCGGATAAAATATGTTCAGTGGATTGCGTAATGGGGGCGTTTATGCTTGTTCCCCGGAGTGTGATCGACCGTGTCGGGCTGCTGGATGAGGATTATTTTATGTACGGTGAGGATATTGACTGGTGCTACCGCATTAAGCAGGCTGGATATCAGATCATTTATTATCCGGAAGTACGTATCTTTCATTATAAAAAGGCCAGCGGAATTGGGAAACGCAATCCTAAAGTGATCGAAGCGTTCTATGATTCAATGATTATTTTTTATAATAAACATTATCAGGGGAAATACAGTAAAGTTACAACAGGTACTGTATTTCTTGGAACGAAAATAATGAAAAAAATTGCGTTGGCAAAAAACCGATAA
- a CDS encoding undecaprenyl-phosphate glucose phosphotransferase, with protein MIKSNQHFFNFLLVVFDAVVVSGALLLAWYIRFVSPFFTDGVRTMHFEAYVGLLIFIIPVYLILFLIFGLYKPYRKQRFFKECQEIILSNVIGILIVMAVLYTEKSIHFSRYMLGLFFLFSIVIMSLERGTIRKVLRMMRERGYNIKYIIIVGAGALGQAFADKVLGDRQLGYKICGYVDDYYPKSDKNGLPILGTTKEMNDILEEFRVDEVIIALPNTSFKRINDVIDKCEYQGIKTQVIPDYFNLVQGSRPAFDELDGIPLINTRYIPLDEPFNKFVKRALDILLSGTFLIVFSWLYLILAILVKVTSPGPVIYKQIRVGMNRKEFYIYKFRSMRNDIPEKGDQLWTTEDDPRKTKFGSFIRKTSLDEIPQFFNVLKGDMSIIGPRPERPFYVQQFKDEVPKYMIKHHVRPGITGWAQVNGWRGDTSIVERINCDIEYIEKWSLLLDVKVFFMTFGALVKNAY; from the coding sequence GTGATAAAAAGTAATCAACATTTTTTTAATTTTCTGCTGGTTGTTTTTGATGCTGTTGTCGTCAGCGGCGCGCTTCTTTTGGCCTGGTATATTCGGTTTGTTTCTCCATTTTTTACGGATGGCGTCCGCACAATGCATTTCGAGGCTTATGTTGGTCTGTTGATTTTTATCATACCTGTTTACCTGATTTTGTTTCTTATATTTGGTTTGTATAAACCATATCGGAAGCAGCGCTTTTTTAAAGAGTGCCAGGAGATTATATTGTCTAATGTCATTGGAATTTTAATCGTAATGGCAGTTTTATATACAGAGAAGAGCATCCACTTTTCAAGGTATATGCTCGGACTTTTCTTTCTGTTCTCCATTGTAATCATGTCTCTGGAGCGGGGAACCATTCGAAAAGTTCTTCGAATGATGCGTGAACGCGGTTATAACATTAAATATATTATCATAGTGGGGGCCGGCGCTCTGGGACAGGCTTTTGCGGATAAAGTATTAGGAGACCGGCAGCTCGGCTACAAAATTTGCGGTTACGTTGACGATTATTATCCGAAGAGTGATAAAAATGGTCTGCCGATTTTGGGAACCACAAAAGAAATGAATGATATACTGGAAGAATTTCGTGTGGATGAAGTCATTATTGCGCTGCCAAATACCAGCTTTAAGCGCATCAATGATGTGATCGACAAATGCGAGTATCAGGGTATAAAAACACAGGTTATCCCAGATTACTTTAATCTGGTCCAGGGCTCCAGGCCAGCCTTTGATGAGCTTGACGGTATCCCGTTGATTAACACGCGGTATATACCGCTGGATGAGCCCTTTAATAAGTTTGTCAAAAGGGCGCTGGATATTCTTTTGTCGGGCACATTTTTAATCGTCTTTTCATGGCTCTATCTGATTTTAGCGATTCTGGTTAAGGTAACCTCTCCAGGACCTGTTATTTATAAGCAGATCCGCGTGGGCATGAACAGAAAGGAATTTTATATCTATAAATTCCGCTCAATGCGAAATGATATTCCAGAAAAGGGCGATCAGCTCTGGACCACCGAGGATGACCCGAGAAAGACGAAATTTGGCTCCTTTATCCGGAAAACAAGTCTGGATGAGATTCCACAGTTTTTTAATGTGTTAAAGGGAGATATGAGTATTATCGGCCCAAGACCAGAGCGGCCGTTCTATGTGCAGCAGTTTAAAGATGAAGTGCCCAAGTATATGATTAAGCATCATGTAAGACCGGGAATTACCGGCTGGGCACAGGTAAACGGATGGCGCGGGGATACTTCAATTGTGGAGCGGATTAACTGCGATATTGAGTATATTGAGAAGTGGTCGCTGTTGCTGGATGTGAAGGTGTTTTTTATGACGTTTGGGGCACTGGTTAAGAATGCTTATTAA